A region of the Apium graveolens cultivar Ventura chromosome 6, ASM990537v1, whole genome shotgun sequence genome:
TGATATAACTGGAGTTACCTCTGAAGTGGTGGCCAATGCAAATATAACTGCTACTTCACCAACCTTGTTTGGGCTGGTTAAAGTATGTGATAATCCTGTCACAGTTGGTCCTGAATTTTCTTCAGCCCCAGTGGGTAAGCTCCAAGGCATATACAGTTATGCTTCTATTCAAGATGTCAATTTTATTTGTGATTTTACATTGACTTTTACCAACAAAAAGTACAATGGTAGCACACTAATCATTTCTGGCAGTAATCCGCCAAGTCTGCAGCACCGCGAGATGGCCGTGGTGGGTGGAACTGGTGTTTTCCGTATGGCGCGAGGCCTTGCAGTATTGTCGTTCAATTCTTTTGATGTTGCCAAGGGCAATGCGACCGTTGAACTAGATTTTCTAGTTCAACACTATTAACATTAGCATAATGATCTGGAGTAtcattaattttataatttaaactGTCAATTTCTACTTTGAGATACGATTTGATTTAGTTATAAGCGTTTGTTGGTGATACAAGTATCTTGTATTAGTGTTTGTCAAGTTTGTATCGTTTCGTTAAAATGCTGTTGTATTTAAGGCCCATAGATTGAGTCCTTGAATTACAAATCATAGTCATGTTAGTCAAACGGTCGAGATTATGAGCAGTTTACTCAATGTTGATGATCATTTGCAGTTGTGGTAAGTTGATATAGTTTTCTTGGTAATTAGTTTTCTTTTCGTTTTTATTTAATAACCGGGACTAAAACAACAAAGTGATATCACGATGTTTCATATTGTTGAagaatattaatattaattaataaccTGGAGCAAACTGTTGTATACCCCATAAGATAGCCTCTACCTCCTCCATGTCATTCAGCGGCCCCATCCAAGCACCCAGATTATCTCCATTAGAATACCGAATGATAACTCCAACCCCATTAGTATTAGCATTAGGGAGAGGGAGTTGTGACATTACCCATCCTATACCCAGGTCAGATAAAAGATCACTTATGATAAAAAATAAGGAGAGAGAATTGAAAGAATGAGAGCTTCTCCAAACCACTACAGCCCAGTTTCTTGAATTCGTTCTTGATGGATGTCAGCTTAGAACTATTCAGCCCAACATGCAGTAGACCAATTCCTTCTAGCCTTCCTCATTTAATTCCTTAGGTACCAGTCCAAATGATAATGAGATACGAGAAAAAAAATCTTCCATTTCCTTTCTAAATTTAACCGTCTCTGAAATATTAAGAACAGGGTAATAAGTCCACCATTTATTAGATCAAAAATTATCTACTGCTTCCACCGAATCTAAACAAATAATTACTCTTGAGCTGCTAGCACTTAACTTACACGAAGCACCCATAACATGTAAAATAACTACAACTTGAGCCTCTAGACTTGAATTAGCATCGCATAGGCCTGAGAATAAATAAATGGGTGCATCACCTTTATTCATTATCTTACTCCCAATACTTCCCAGAAGATTACCGAATGAGTTAGAACCCCATGCCCCATCCACAGAACAAACTAAGTCCCAATGTCTTCTTTTGAATTTCCAAAATTCCGAGGATACTTTGTAATTATGAACGAGTACTACACCCTGTGGATTTATATTCCAGAGATGGTCAGGAAGTGGATGCAATGAGGTTCACAGCTTTACACCAATGAGCAGACCGGAACATAACGAGATTAAATATAACCATATTGGATGTCTTCTTTGAATTAAACACTAACTCATTACCGGAAACCCATAGTGTCCAGCATACAGCAGCAACAATTAATCCCCAAACCTGACTCAGCCTTTTGTCCTTGATGATATTTGAAATGGTATAGAGCGAGAAACTTCGAATATGTGATAAGTGTCTTGAACAATTCCACCATAGACCAACATAGTTCCACACCTCCTTTGATGTAGTACACTCCCAAATTATGTGAGGAGTCGTTTCCTCAAGAATGAGACAACTCTCACAAGTGCTTTCTAAATTACAACCTCTGCTATCGATAAAAGCTTTTTAT
Encoded here:
- the LOC141665825 gene encoding dirigent protein 22-like, yielding MAKLTITVMIIFMAAMAVTPAFSASVEGPLEVAKWFKQMETKEEKMTKLHYYFHDITGVTSEVVANANITATSPTLFGLVKVCDNPVTVGPEFSSAPVGKLQGIYSYASIQDVNFICDFTLTFTNKKYNGSTLIISGSNPPSLQHREMAVVGGTGVFRMARGLAVLSFNSFDVAKGNATVELDFLVQHY